A window of Argopecten irradians isolate NY chromosome 14, Ai_NY, whole genome shotgun sequence contains these coding sequences:
- the LOC138307416 gene encoding kyphoscoliosis peptidase-like, which yields MGCGSSTQTKPTKSRDDNNIVISDVDIDDNFNESHKNRNVGNSSKQAPAASITVTPATTNKPQPSRPNPKKSTTTPVDEGIELEALDEEDYPPKPCRLKKTDIVPDVSMFKNIDDHVAKTPNSATASIPELATYLCRPAKNQLEKIRAIYQWVSKNIDYDVAGYLNLGGAQRKSCDPESVLRNRSSVCQGYADLVLSLCKEANVPAKTIAGYAKGYSHKTGDVISTKSDTNHAWNAVFVNNEWRLIDCTWDAGHVSDKKFQRHEGEFYFLTDPHVFVNDHFPYIKKDMVASLQWQLMSKPLDIEAYSKMVKVDKHAFKYDLELTSHKEAVLPVNKEAVIKFAARSKPLVKVGAYLTDSDGTRQDQCVLVQQEGKSSYCVTVRPQKPGKYTLQVFGNQGEENNLHCLFSFMVDCKTVDKASKPFPAHFGIWGANSNYADYGFDKGVAEISLFESDTGELAIRLPITEPVKALGHLAFSEDDKGDDQFVMLEQGQSDLVVHVRMDKSGYYKLQIFSQNKNGSSSYDMVMQYLVHCKKPLKDCQPFPHVFPGALEGRVTLIEPKTKFLSAETEVHFCLTSSIIDVARVGHTNFERGDNNTWNFDVITPASGENLNIFGRISDSEDKSYKALFTFDIE from the exons ATGGGTTGTGGATCGTCTACCCAGACCAAACCGACTAAGAGTCGAGACGATAATAATATTGTTATAAGTGATGTGGATATCGATGACAATTTTAATGAATCACATAAAAACAGAAATGTGGGGAACTCGTCTAAGCAAGCGCCTGCCGCCTCCATAACTGTCACACCAGCCACCACAAACAAGCCCCAGCCCTCCAGACCGAATCCAAAGAAGTCCACCACAACTCCTGTCGATGAGGGGATAGAGTTAGAGGCTTTGGACGAAGAGGATTACCCACCCAAGCCATGTAGATTAAAGAAAACTGATATTGTACCAGATGTTAGTATGTTCAAAAACATCGATGACCATGTAGCAAAG ACGCCAAATTCAGCCACGGCCTCCATCCCAGAACTAGCAACATATCTCTGTCGACCAGCAAAGAACCAACTGGAGAAGATTCGGGCAATTTATCAATGGGTTTCCAAGAATATTGA CTATGATGTCGCTGGATACCTGAATTTGGGAGGAGCCCAGCGGAAATCATGTGACCCCGAGTCTGTACTCCGTAACCGTAGCAGCGTGTGTCAGGGTTACGCCGATCTAGTTCTGTCGCTCTGCAA AGAGGCCAATGTTCCAGCTAAGACTATAGCAGGATATGCAAAGGGATATAGTCACAAGACTGGAGATGTCATATCAACCAAATCAGACACCAATCATGCTTGGAACGCAGTTTTTGTTAACAACGAATGGCGCCTTATCGACTGCACATGGGACGCTGGTCACGTGAGTGATAAAAAATTCCAAAGACACGAAGGGGAATTCTACTTCCTGACTGACCCGCATGTCTTCGTCAACGATCATTTCCCGTATATCAAGAAGGACATGGTAGCTAGTCTCCAATGGCAGCTAATGAGCAAGCCACTTGACATAGAAGCCTACAGCAAAATGGTTAAAGTAGACAAGCACGCCTTTAAGTATGACCTTGAACTTACTTCACACAAAGAGGCAGTTTTACCTGTAAACAAGGAAGCAGTCATCAAATTTGCTGCAAGAAGTAAACCCCTCGTCAAAGTTGGTGCCTATCTTACTGATTCGGACGGTACACGTCAGGACCAGTGTGTTTTAGTTCAGCAGGAAGGAAAAAGTAGCTATTGTGTGACTGTGAGGCCACAGAAACCAGGAAAGTACACACTTCAGGTTTTTGGTAACCAAGGGGAGGAGAATAACTTACATTGTCTGTTTAGTTTCATGGTCGATTGTAAAACTGTAGACAAAGCCAGCAAACCTTTCCCAGCTCATTTCGGTATTTGGGGAGCCAATTCTAATTACGCAGATTACGGGTTCGATAAAGGAGTAGCAgaaatatctttatttgaatCAGACACAGGAGAACTTGCAATTCGTCTTCCGATCACTGAGCCAGTTAAAGCTCTCGGACACCTGGCTTTCTCGGAAGACGACAAAGGCGATGACCAATTTGTAATGCTGGAACAAGGGCAAAGCGATCTAGTAGTTCACGTGCGAATGGACAAAAGTGGATATTACAAGTTGCAAATCTTTTCACAGAATAAGAATGGGTCATCTTCTTATGACATGGTAATGCAGTATCTAGTGCACTGCAAGAAACCACTTAAAGACTGTCAACCTTTCCCACATGTTTTCCCTGGAGCATTGGAGGGACGGGTGACTCTAATTgaaccaaaaacaaaatttctttctgCAGAAACTGAAGTTCATTTCTGTCTTACGTCTTCGATAATAGACGTTGCTAGAGTGGGTCATACTAACTTTGAAAGGGGAGACAACAACACCTGGAATTTCGATGTGATCACACCAGCATCAGGAGAAAATCTGAATATTTTCGGACGTATCAGTGATTCTGAAGATAAGTCATACAAGGCACTTTTCACATTTGACATTGAATAG